From Butyricimonas paravirosa, one genomic window encodes:
- a CDS encoding DUF4857 domain-containing protein: MIRLALVLLAVLVMALEFPKIYKKTFEQRERRTQLVFSEILNDFVTLKYEYDTVQLREIQVGRDRAGNTYDTKALMDIFPMKNCRQLMYENRFPDTIRGQHVTLQMIQDAARFPLFLGAGPGRKSLLWMFESHTDRIKMELPEDMFRLTDDGIEFIETDINRVKGVNKEKSERFTRAMKNEGIQFPIKNIYGLPSTSKSKDDGYFMVDNKDDFFHLKMYDGEPQCHKIPLPVGMQVNGMNCLVDNVNYGYVYDQNYNIYLMRIKDYSFFQLPIYDYKDYGSLITMSEDLFFYTYQLYGLDRVKIYVVDKEHNLLASETLVYPLYENSKVGQRENYVFPFKARFTRDGAKKLKVEAYDMQRFIYLNIALTLLLLCIKLYHKRSMRNLFNYLDLAVTLVCGIYGFIAVLIFPNRK, from the coding sequence ATGATAAGATTAGCTCTGGTGCTATTGGCTGTATTGGTAATGGCGTTGGAGTTCCCTAAAATATATAAGAAAACATTCGAACAAAGGGAAAGACGTACTCAGCTCGTATTTAGCGAGATATTGAATGATTTTGTTACCTTGAAATATGAATACGACACGGTACAGTTACGTGAGATTCAGGTCGGAAGAGATCGGGCCGGGAATACTTACGATACGAAAGCATTGATGGATATATTCCCGATGAAGAATTGTCGGCAATTAATGTACGAGAACCGGTTCCCCGATACAATTCGCGGGCAACACGTGACCTTGCAGATGATACAGGATGCGGCACGTTTCCCCTTGTTCCTTGGGGCTGGACCCGGACGAAAATCTTTATTGTGGATGTTTGAATCCCATACGGATCGGATAAAAATGGAACTTCCTGAAGATATGTTTCGCTTGACAGATGACGGGATTGAATTTATTGAAACGGATATTAATCGGGTTAAAGGCGTGAATAAGGAAAAGAGTGAACGTTTTACCCGGGCCATGAAGAATGAAGGCATACAATTCCCGATAAAGAATATTTATGGACTTCCTTCCACTTCCAAATCAAAAGATGATGGCTATTTTATGGTGGACAATAAGGACGATTTTTTCCATTTAAAAATGTATGATGGAGAACCTCAATGTCATAAAATACCTCTTCCTGTCGGTATGCAGGTAAATGGAATGAATTGTCTCGTGGATAATGTAAATTATGGATACGTGTACGATCAGAACTATAACATCTATTTGATGCGTATCAAAGATTATAGTTTCTTCCAGCTCCCGATATATGATTACAAGGACTATGGGAGTCTGATTACGATGAGTGAGGATCTTTTCTTTTATACCTATCAATTGTACGGTTTGGATCGTGTAAAAATTTACGTGGTGGACAAGGAGCATAATTTGCTGGCTTCCGAAACATTGGTTTATCCTCTCTACGAAAATTCGAAAGTGGGACAGAGAGAGAACTATGTATTCCCCTTTAAAGCTCGTTTCACCCGTGATGGAGCCAAAAAGTTGAAAGTGGAGGCCTATGATATGCAACGGTTTATTTATTTGAATATAGCGTTAACCTTATTGTTACTCTGTATCAAGTTGTACCATAAACGGAGTATGCGGAATTTATTTAATTATTTGGATCTGGCCGTGACATTGGTATGTGGAATTTATGGTTTTATTGCCGTACTTATTTTCCCGAATCGTAAATAA
- a CDS encoding YiiX/YebB-like N1pC/P60 family cysteine hydrolase, translating into MMKKIILSLGVLLLTIALYAQKPFDLKTGDILFQTNKARTSFVKAIENVTTSLDDLNFSHVGVVLVEDGQVFVLEATQPDVCKTPLEKFLKQAKSVNGNPLVVVGRLKPKYQKSIPRAIEILKSFLGKPYDYVFLPDNDKYYCSEIIYLAFLRPNGKPIFKATPMSFKDKETGETSPLWKKHFERHKTPIPEGILGTSPGEMSRSKAIKIVHRYF; encoded by the coding sequence ATGATGAAAAAAATTATATTAAGCTTGGGCGTTTTGTTACTAACGATAGCTCTTTACGCCCAAAAACCTTTTGATCTGAAAACAGGAGATATCCTGTTTCAGACCAATAAGGCTCGAACCTCTTTTGTGAAGGCAATCGAAAACGTGACAACCAGTTTGGATGACTTGAACTTTTCCCATGTCGGGGTTGTGCTGGTTGAGGACGGACAGGTTTTCGTGTTGGAGGCCACTCAGCCCGATGTTTGTAAAACCCCGTTAGAAAAATTTCTTAAACAGGCTAAATCCGTGAACGGGAATCCGTTGGTTGTGGTCGGGAGGCTGAAACCGAAATATCAGAAGTCCATTCCCCGTGCGATAGAAATATTGAAGTCATTTTTAGGGAAACCTTATGATTACGTGTTTTTACCGGATAATGATAAATATTATTGTAGTGAGATCATCTATTTGGCTTTTTTGCGTCCTAACGGGAAGCCGATTTTCAAGGCGACTCCAATGTCATTTAAAGACAAGGAGACGGGGGAAACCAGTCCCTTGTGGAAGAAACATTTCGAGCGCCATAAAACTCCGATCCCGGAGGGTATTCTTGGAACAAGCCCCGGTGAGATGTCTCGTTCTAAAGCGATAAAGATCGTACACCGTTATTTTTAA
- the hutH gene encoding histidine ammonia-lyase: MTHYITPEKLTFEQIEKILTKKYKLALSDESKKLINDCKAYLDHKIATSDKPLYGITTGFGSLCKISISQEDLSQLQANLVMSHACSLGEPVHKDIIRLMLLLKAHALSLGKSGVQQVTVERIIDMFNHDVLPVVKELGSLGASGDLAPLANLFLPLIGEGEVFYKGKIYPAKEINAKFGWEPIQLGAKEGLALLNGTQFMSSHAVYALLNAFKVVKYADIIGALSLEAYDGRIDPFLPQIHEARPHPGQIETARNIRTLLEGSEFQKMEKTHVQDPYSFRCMPQVHGAVKDTVAYVASVVEREINSVTDNPTIFMEDDLIISGGNFHGEPLALVLDFLSIAIAELGSISERRVYRLIAGDRKTPEFLVANSGLNSGFMIPQYAAAAIVSKNKQLCSPCSVDSIPSSNEQEDHVSMGGNAATKTVKVIENVERVLAIELMNAAQAIDMQRPTKTSEYLENFLAEFRTIVPFNSQDRVMYQDIEAAVEFLKQGEFANFE, from the coding sequence ATGACTCATTATATTACCCCAGAGAAATTAACTTTCGAGCAGATCGAAAAAATCTTAACTAAAAAGTATAAGTTAGCTTTATCAGACGAAAGCAAGAAACTGATCAATGATTGCAAGGCTTACTTGGATCACAAAATCGCGACTTCCGACAAACCGTTGTACGGGATCACGACCGGGTTCGGCTCTCTATGCAAAATTTCTATTTCGCAAGAAGACTTAAGCCAATTACAGGCTAATTTGGTAATGTCTCACGCTTGCAGCTTGGGAGAACCCGTGCATAAAGATATTATCCGTTTGATGCTGTTGTTGAAGGCTCACGCTCTCTCTTTAGGAAAATCCGGGGTACAACAAGTGACAGTAGAACGTATTATTGATATGTTCAACCATGACGTTCTTCCCGTGGTGAAAGAGTTGGGTTCTTTGGGTGCATCCGGAGACTTGGCCCCACTGGCAAACTTGTTCTTGCCGTTGATCGGTGAGGGTGAAGTATTCTACAAGGGAAAAATCTATCCGGCAAAAGAAATTAATGCCAAATTTGGATGGGAACCCATCCAACTGGGAGCCAAAGAAGGATTGGCCTTGTTGAACGGTACTCAATTCATGAGTTCTCACGCTGTTTACGCTTTATTGAATGCCTTCAAAGTGGTAAAATACGCTGACATTATCGGGGCGTTATCACTGGAAGCATACGACGGACGTATCGACCCGTTCTTACCACAAATTCACGAGGCCCGTCCTCATCCGGGACAAATTGAAACGGCTCGCAATATCCGCACCTTACTGGAAGGTTCAGAATTCCAGAAAATGGAAAAAACTCACGTGCAAGACCCGTACTCTTTCCGCTGTATGCCGCAAGTACACGGGGCAGTGAAAGACACCGTGGCTTACGTGGCCTCTGTCGTTGAACGGGAAATCAACTCGGTAACCGACAACCCGACGATTTTCATGGAGGACGATTTGATCATTTCCGGGGGTAATTTCCACGGAGAACCGCTAGCACTGGTATTAGATTTCTTGAGCATCGCTATTGCCGAATTGGGTAGTATCTCAGAAAGACGGGTATATCGTTTGATTGCCGGAGATCGTAAAACACCTGAATTCCTCGTTGCCAATTCCGGCTTGAATTCCGGTTTCATGATCCCGCAATACGCCGCTGCCGCTATTGTTAGCAAGAACAAACAATTGTGTTCCCCGTGTTCCGTGGACTCCATCCCGTCCTCCAACGAGCAGGAAGACCATGTCAGCATGGGTGGTAATGCCGCAACCAAGACCGTGAAAGTGATCGAGAACGTGGAACGCGTGTTAGCTATCGAATTGATGAACGCCGCACAAGCCATCGATATGCAACGTCCGACGAAAACATCAGAATATCTGGAAAACTTCTTGGCTGAATTCCGTACCATCGTACCGTTCAACAGCCAAGACCGGGTAATGTACCAAGACATTGAGGCTGCCGTTGAATTCTTGAAACAAGGAGAATTTGCTAACTTCGAATAA
- the hisS gene encoding histidine--tRNA ligase encodes MAQTPSIPKGTRDYSPEVMVKRNYIFDTIKSVFKLYGYLPLETPAMENLSTLMGKYGEEGDKLLFKILNSGDFLAPVTNSEVEERNIPRLTNKICEKGLRYDLTVPFARFVVQHQNEISFPFKRYQIQPVWRADRPQKGRYREFYQCDVDVVGSDSLLNEVELVQIVDEVYKRLKINVRLLINNRKVLAGIAETIGHPDKLVDITVAIDKMDKIGAENVNAELREKGVSEEAIEKLQPILRLEGSNEEKLTRLQEVLKGSETGLKGVAELSTVFRYLNQLDIQTEVKLDLTLARGLSYYTGAIFEVKAKDVEIGSITGGGRYDDLTGIFGMKNMSGVGISFGADRIFDVMNQLDIFPKDSTATPRVLFVNFGEKEEAFCLPVLKTLRAAGINSEIYPEAAKMKKQMTYADKKSIPYVALVGENEINNNVVTLKNMLTGEQESVAVSSLVDKLKSEN; translated from the coding sequence ATGGCACAGACTCCATCTATCCCGAAAGGAACAAGAGACTATTCACCGGAAGTTATGGTGAAAAGAAATTATATATTCGACACGATCAAATCCGTATTCAAACTTTATGGTTACCTGCCGCTGGAAACTCCGGCAATGGAAAATCTTTCGACCCTTATGGGGAAATACGGCGAGGAAGGGGATAAATTACTTTTCAAAATACTGAACTCCGGGGATTTCTTGGCTCCTGTCACCAATAGCGAAGTGGAGGAACGTAATATTCCCCGGTTGACCAACAAGATTTGCGAGAAGGGATTGCGTTATGACCTGACCGTGCCTTTCGCCCGATTCGTGGTACAACACCAAAATGAAATATCGTTCCCGTTCAAGCGCTACCAGATTCAACCCGTGTGGCGGGCTGACCGTCCGCAGAAGGGACGCTATCGCGAGTTCTACCAGTGTGACGTGGATGTCGTGGGAAGTGATTCCTTGCTGAACGAGGTGGAATTGGTTCAAATCGTGGACGAGGTATACAAACGGCTGAAAATAAACGTACGCTTGTTGATCAACAACCGGAAAGTGCTGGCGGGAATTGCCGAGACAATCGGGCATCCCGACAAGCTGGTTGACATCACCGTTGCCATTGACAAGATGGACAAGATTGGAGCCGAGAACGTGAACGCCGAACTCCGGGAAAAAGGAGTGTCAGAAGAGGCCATCGAGAAACTGCAGCCGATACTACGCCTGGAAGGTTCCAACGAGGAGAAATTGACCCGCTTGCAGGAAGTCCTGAAAGGCAGCGAAACCGGATTAAAAGGAGTTGCAGAACTCTCCACCGTGTTCCGTTACCTGAATCAATTGGACATCCAAACGGAAGTAAAACTGGACCTAACGCTTGCCCGCGGTTTGAGCTACTACACCGGAGCCATTTTTGAGGTAAAAGCCAAGGACGTGGAGATCGGGAGTATCACCGGGGGGGGACGTTATGACGACTTGACCGGTATCTTCGGGATGAAAAACATGTCGGGTGTCGGCATATCCTTCGGAGCCGACCGAATCTTCGACGTGATGAACCAACTGGACATCTTCCCCAAGGATTCCACGGCAACGCCCCGTGTACTTTTCGTGAACTTCGGGGAAAAAGAGGAGGCTTTCTGTCTTCCCGTGCTGAAAACCCTACGGGCCGCGGGAATCAACTCCGAGATATACCCCGAAGCCGCCAAGATGAAGAAGCAAATGACTTACGCCGACAAAAAGAGTATTCCCTACGTGGCCTTAGTCGGTGAAAACGAAATAAACAATAACGTGGTCACGCTGAAAAATATGCTCACCGGAGAACAAGAAAGTGTAGCCGTTTCCAGCCTGGTTGACAAACTAAAAAGCGAGAATTAA
- a CDS encoding RNA polymerase sigma-70 factor: MQDELTLFRKMQEGDWNAFNSFFESYSERLYLYALGFVGNRAEAEDIVQDTFIYLWVNRAKISHSGSIYAYLSRSVKNSCIDRKLHEEVKQRYQREMMASGEEVSEDYESFEELYERLQIVMDSLPPKCKEIFILGCVEGLSYKDVAEQLGVSVNTVKTQVKVAYKKIKSEFGDRDKNFMLILCNSFFKEEVEK; this comes from the coding sequence ATGCAGGATGAGTTAACTTTGTTCCGGAAAATGCAGGAAGGGGATTGGAATGCGTTCAATTCTTTTTTCGAGTCTTACTCGGAACGGTTATACCTTTACGCGTTAGGTTTTGTCGGGAACCGGGCGGAAGCGGAGGACATCGTGCAGGATACGTTTATTTACCTATGGGTCAACCGGGCGAAAATCTCTCACTCGGGATCGATCTATGCTTATTTAAGTCGTTCCGTCAAGAATTCTTGTATTGATCGTAAACTTCACGAGGAGGTGAAACAAAGGTACCAGCGGGAAATGATGGCGTCAGGGGAAGAAGTAAGTGAGGATTATGAGAGTTTCGAAGAGTTGTACGAGCGATTGCAAATCGTGATGGATAGCTTGCCGCCCAAGTGCAAGGAGATTTTTATTTTGGGATGTGTCGAGGGATTGAGTTACAAGGACGTGGCCGAACAATTGGGCGTGTCCGTGAATACCGTGAAGACACAGGTCAAGGTCGCTTACAAGAAAATTAAATCCGAGTTTGGCGATCGGGATAAAAATTTCATGTTAATCCTGTGTAATTCTTTTTTCAAAGAAGAGGTGGAGAAATAG